The nucleotide sequence TAAACTTTCCACCAATCCTAAATTTAAACATCGATAAAAAGCATCATACTCTTTCTCATTGGGATTAAAGCGCGCATCGCTTAAAAGTACTTTAAGAACGGCAGGAAAAGAAATGGCTTCATACAACAAACTATGGGAAACAGTCGGGTTATAACCATCTTCATCCTCATAGCCTCTCTCTTCCAAGGGGTCAGAGGTTTCACAGCCTTTACGTAATAAAAAATCGGCAACAAGCTTATGGTTGCCAGTGATTACGGCGTCTTTTAAGTTGCCGAACGTCGGGGGAGTGAACCCCTCATTAAAAGCCGTGTCTTTAGAAGTGCTGCCCATTGGAGACTCCAAACAATTGCTGGAGTCCAATGATACATATTTTACCACTTTATATCAATATAAAGCAGAAACTGGACTATATTTGGTAAACTGAAGGTAAATCCTTCGTCGCAATCAACGTACAGGAAGATATAATCTGAACGAGGTTATCAATTTTAGCCCGTTGCAAGTAATTTGTTAATTTTTCAAACGATACACCCGCTCCAGTGCGATCAGTAGTTCGTTCTTTCAATAAAAACTCAATAAAGTCTGTTATCTCTAAAGGAGCTAAACCAGCATGTTCTAAAAACTCTTGAAATTCGGTCTTATCATCACGTAAATCCCCTCTTTGTAGGAAGCAAGTATTCACATTGATGCTGACTCGACGCAGTTTAGGTTCTGCCTGGCGACCGGAAAAGAAAGAAAAGAGCTTGCCGAGCACACAGGGCATAATGTTCTGATCGTTGCCATTTCGGGGAAGACTGGATTTTTTCAAGCTTACCACTAAATCTTCAGTAAATTGGCGCGTAACATTTCCTGCCATAGCACCATTAAGACGAATTTCTCCGGATACGGTTGTCAAGGCAACAATATGTCCATCACGTCCCCTGACTGTTCTTAATTCACTCTCACTGATTTCAGACAGGATCAGGGATCGAATCTTGCTGGCATCCTGCCCCATACCAGAAATCAATTGATCGCAAACTTCTTCATGGAGATTTAAAATAAAAAATTTGCCATTATCTTCTACAATCTCAGGAATAACACGCCTACTGTGCCTTCCAGGATCTTGCATCATCTTCTTAAAATGAAGAGCCATTGTCCTCTCAATTTCTCGTGCTCCTTCGCGTTTATGAAAACGCAGCACTATTTCATTATTCTCGGCTTTCTTAACTCCCACTAAGAGATAGTTTTCAAACAGATTTTTCTTTGCTTTGGCATGTTCAAAGGATTCAGTTGCCTGAACTGCAAGGTTGTTATAAGTCACTTTGCCGCGCGCGAAAATTTTTACATTAGGATTTTGGCGAAGTCCTTTACCATCTTTGACTAATTCGCCATTTTCATTCAGTAATCTATAACCATGAAGGTCTGTACCGAGCACAGCAATCCTGTAAGCTGTAGCCGCACCGCCTGCACCACCGATTACAACGACTCGTCTTGTTTTTACATCACTACTCAATTGCCTTTCTCTGGTACTGAGATCATATTCATTGCCATGAAGAATAGGAGTAAAACCTCTTTTCGCATCATAAGTCGAATAGTGTTGGTATAAACTTTTTCCCATACCAGAAGAAATACTTATTTCTTTACTTTGTCTTACGAATTCATACTGCAGGGCATTCTCAAAGGAGGTATTTTGTCCTATACCCATACCCAGTGAGAAATCAATGAACTGGGCATAAATATAAGCAATAAGCGTCTTGTTACCCTGGGGAATGGAAACCTTCAGTCGGTAATGATGAACAGTAGCCTCAACATGCCAGTCATCAAGATGTTTTTCTCTTCTTTCAAGTGCCTGCACGGACACACCATAAAACGGTGGTGGCGTATCTTTAAGAGCCATGTTAACTGTATTGGCATAGAAAAGATGCCTGGTGTTCGTTCTTAAAGTGCGCCCCATGCTTTGGCTCTTGGGAATAAAATCATTGGCAGTCGAATTACCCGGTATTTCCAACAGGGGATGTTCTTGTTCGGCCCGATGATCTGCACTGCTCCAATGACCCATGTGTTGCTCGGAAATGACTAGCGTTTCCAGACATAAAGGGCCAGAACTCTTCGTTGAAACATAATGCTGCAATTGTTTAAAGGCCTTCACAGCACTCTTGGGTATTGAGGGATCAGTGGTCATCAAGGTCATACCAGCGTAACCACAACCAACAAATAATCTCCCAACAAAAATGCTTGGGGGGACAAGAACATCCGTTTCATTAAGATGTTTATTGATGGCATCACGAGTAATCTGTTGCTTTCGCTCATTAATTACATAAGACTGCTCCAAAGCATCTAATGAATCGACAACACGCTCCAGATCATCCTCAGGTTTCTTCGCTACGAGGTCTAATTTGCCTGGGGTTTCCATTGTCAACGAGGCGTTACTGAGATTGCGCTTAAAAATTTGTAATTTAACCCATCCATCAGACACTTCTTCATCAAGAATGGAGGATTGGTAAGCTAAGTCATGATGTTTCGCATGGGTAGCGATTGCTTCTTTAAGCAGAGGCCAATACGTTGAAAAAAAGGCTTCAGAATCATTAGACTCGTAAGGGAAAGGCAGCTGTGCTCTAGTCCAGATGTCCTCAATGTTATAAATAATCTCATCAATTGTGTTGTATTTTATTTTACCCTTGCCATCAGCCCCGCGGTTAATCGCAACCACCAATCGATTTAATTGATTGGTGCGTCCATCTTTTTGCCATTCGACGGTTTGACTACCCGCAAATAAAGGTATTTCATGCAAACTAACATCTTTAATTGATTTACGCTTTACACCGATATCAGATTTAGGCATACCACCATTTCCACAACTAAAATGTTGCACAAAAGTATCATATGAACATTATCTGAACATTAAGAATGACTAAGAAATCACGTTCTTGATTAATAGAAGAGCGTCTTTAAGTTAAAAAAATCACCGGTTAAACGAGTTTTTTGATAGACAGGAACATTGAAAGAGAGAGAATATAAAACGCTCTGTTAAACACAATATTTTATTCGGTCTTTTATTAACCACAAAGACAATGTTGCTAATCAACCAGAGTGAAAATTTACCTTACAAGACAAGACGTAATTTTAACGTATAATCTATATTAAAAATAAATTTCGCAGATTAATTATGAATTATTTTCCTGTGGTAATTTATCTTTTCATTGCCTTGTTTCTACAAAATAACTTGGCACTGGCGCATAAATCTTCCCAACACTATATGGCTATGCTACAGGCAAGGAGTGAGCATGGCTATTTGCCCGTGGAACATGGTCAATTGTGGTATTGGTTTGTTAAAGCTGATCACCCGGATGCCCCGCTGACACTCTGGCTAAATGGCGGACCGGGATGCTCGTCGATGGTTGGACTATTTATAGAAAATGGCCCCTATCTTTTACAAAACATGGAAACTGTCACTAAACCGGCAGCTTACCATTTTAAAGAAAACCCTTTTGCCTGGACAAAGGTCTCCCATATGCTCTATTTGGATAATCCGGTAGGAACAGGCTTTTCTTTGCCATCACGGTATACCACTTCACCCAAAGAAATGCGTGAGAATGTAGTACAGGCTTTGCAGGAATTTTTTACTCGTCATCCAGAATTGAAAAAAAATGCGTTCTTTATTTTTGGTGAATCTTATGCCGGTAAAGATATTCCAAATATTGCTTATGAAATCAAACACTCTACTGATTTCAACCTCAAAGGGATTGGTATGGGTAATGGCTTTATTGATCCTCATTCAATCAATATTACTCAAGTCGAATTTGCTAGAAATAATTCACTCATTGATGAAAAAAAAGCAAAAGAGCTCTTAGCCAAAGCCCGCGCTAAATGGCAACAATTCTATGAACTGCAGGATAAAGGAGAAAAACCAAGTTTGTATTTAGCTAAAAAAACTGCTTATTTTACTCTCGGAAGATTAAAAGAAATATTGACAAAAAAACACCAAATTCCTGTTGTTAATACCTATGACATTCGCATTATTAAATACCCTTATATTCGAGATAATTTAAACCACTTTCTAAATGATGAAAATTACAAGCCAGTAAAAGCCAAAGGATCGTGGGTAGAATGCGGTAAAGATAATCATATTGTCCGCCATTATCTAATGAATTCTAT is from Legionella donaldsonii and encodes:
- a CDS encoding S10 family serine carboxypeptidase-like protein, yielding MNYFPVVIYLFIALFLQNNLALAHKSSQHYMAMLQARSEHGYLPVEHGQLWYWFVKADHPDAPLTLWLNGGPGCSSMVGLFIENGPYLLQNMETVTKPAAYHFKENPFAWTKVSHMLYLDNPVGTGFSLPSRYTTSPKEMRENVVQALQEFFTRHPELKKNAFFIFGESYAGKDIPNIAYEIKHSTDFNLKGIGMGNGFIDPHSINITQVEFARNNSLIDEKKAKELLAKARAKWQQFYELQDKGEKPSLYLAKKTAYFTLGRLKEILTKKHQIPVVNTYDIRIIKYPYIRDNLNHFLNDENYKPVKAKGSWVECGKDNHIVRHYLMNSIPLSSAPLIVKLLKDFQLPILIFNGMDDLMVPYLSHPMWLNKYDIRIQAKDNRGLIYQAVDYPLELVFVKESGHMVLLDQPELAFELFKNFIERYE